In Microvenator marinus, one genomic interval encodes:
- the guaA gene encoding glutamine-hydrolyzing GMP synthase, translating to MELSHGILILDYGSQYTLLIARKVRELGVYCEVWPCNDERLNQGIDAKGVILSGGPASVHVEGAPSLDLRSGILEKEIPVLGVCYGMQLLAHTLGGKVESARVREYGRAEIQVSPNTIFDGVETTTTVWMSHGDEVTKVPDGFAVVAQTHNGVVAAMANDSRRIYGVQFHPEVSHSVEGLRILSNFVFSAAECVADWNMHDFIEASVDTIRSQVGAAGRVICGLSGGVDSSVVAALLHRAIPDRLTCVLVDNGLLRHQEAENVQEVFEGHFGVDLRVVDAKRHFLDRLAGVTDPEKKRKIIGEVFIREFEKVAAEIEDAKFLAQGTLYPDVIESVSIRGPSATIKSHHNVGGLPEDLGFDLIEPLRELFKDEVRVLGRALGLPPHMVDRHPFPGPGLAVRILGEITEERLSILRQSDKIFIEALREENLYHEIWQAFAVLLPVKTVGVMGDQRTYEDTLVLRAVTSEDGMTADRANLSVEFLGRVSDRIINSVRGVNRVVYDVTSKPPGTIEWE from the coding sequence ATGGAATTAAGTCACGGAATCCTCATTCTGGATTACGGCAGCCAATACACTCTTCTAATCGCTCGAAAAGTTCGTGAGCTCGGGGTCTACTGCGAAGTTTGGCCCTGCAACGATGAACGATTAAATCAGGGGATCGACGCCAAAGGCGTGATCCTTTCGGGCGGACCGGCGAGTGTGCACGTCGAGGGCGCGCCGTCGCTAGACCTTCGAAGTGGTATCCTTGAGAAAGAAATCCCCGTACTCGGTGTCTGTTATGGCATGCAGCTTCTTGCGCATACCCTTGGTGGCAAGGTGGAAAGCGCACGCGTACGAGAGTACGGGAGAGCCGAGATCCAAGTCTCGCCGAACACCATTTTCGACGGGGTGGAGACCACAACCACGGTTTGGATGAGCCACGGAGACGAGGTCACTAAGGTTCCTGACGGATTTGCCGTGGTCGCTCAGACGCATAATGGCGTGGTCGCAGCCATGGCTAATGATTCCCGCAGAATCTACGGCGTACAATTTCATCCCGAGGTCTCACATTCTGTTGAAGGCCTGCGCATCCTCTCTAATTTTGTGTTTTCAGCGGCTGAATGTGTGGCCGATTGGAATATGCACGATTTTATCGAGGCGTCCGTGGATACGATTCGTAGCCAAGTTGGTGCTGCCGGTCGTGTGATTTGTGGACTTTCAGGAGGTGTGGACTCGAGTGTGGTCGCTGCGTTGCTGCACCGAGCCATCCCAGACCGCCTTACCTGTGTACTGGTCGATAATGGCTTGCTTCGCCACCAAGAGGCGGAAAACGTTCAAGAGGTTTTCGAGGGACATTTTGGAGTAGACCTTCGGGTGGTGGACGCCAAACGCCACTTCCTAGATAGGCTTGCAGGGGTGACCGACCCCGAGAAGAAGCGAAAAATCATTGGCGAAGTCTTCATACGTGAGTTCGAGAAAGTCGCGGCAGAGATCGAGGACGCCAAATTCCTTGCTCAAGGCACACTCTATCCTGACGTCATCGAATCGGTGAGCATTCGCGGACCAAGCGCCACCATTAAGTCGCACCACAACGTGGGCGGCCTACCAGAAGACCTTGGGTTTGACCTCATTGAACCCTTAAGGGAGCTCTTTAAGGACGAGGTTCGAGTTTTGGGCCGCGCGCTGGGACTTCCACCTCATATGGTGGACCGACACCCTTTCCCTGGGCCGGGCCTCGCCGTGCGTATACTGGGCGAAATCACGGAGGAGAGGCTCTCGATATTGAGACAATCCGATAAGATATTTATTGAAGCTTTACGTGAAGAAAATCTCTACCACGAGATTTGGCAAGCGTTTGCCGTACTCTTGCCCGTCAAGACAGTGGGGGTCATGGGTGACCAGCGCACCTATGAAGATACTCTGGTGCTTCGGGCTGTAACCAGCGAAGACGGTATGACCGCAGACAGAGCGAACCTCAGCGTGGAGTTTCTTGGCCGTGTCTCGGACCGAATCATCAATTCCGTGCGAGGTGTAAACCGCGTCGTTTACGACGTCACGAGCAAGCCACCTGGAACCATTGAGTGGGAGTAA
- the guaB gene encoding IMP dehydrogenase — translation MTESRFREALTFDDVLLVPNASEILPHEVDLKAQLTTDIWLNIPLLSAAMDSVTEAQTAITMAREGGIGVIHKNMSIEDQAAEVLKVKKSESGLILDPITVEAQEPLANAVDLMQLHSISGLPVVDGKKPVGILTHRDIRFVDDLSRPVRTLMTHELITATEDVSLDEAKRLMHHNRIEKLIVLDEKGDLRGLLTIKDIEKREQHPRAAKDEHERLLVAAAVGAGSDAKERADALVAAGVDVLVVDTAHGHSKGVIATVRDFRSRFPDIQIIAGNVATAAGCEALIDAGANAVKVGIGPGSICTTRIVAGVGVPQLTAIMDCAEVANRRGVPIIADGGIKYSGDVVKALAAGAHSVMIGSLFAGTNEAPGETVLLQGRAYKSYRGMGSIGAMKKGSKDRYFQEGSSTEKLVPEGIEGRVPYRGPLTDNIFQLLGGLRSGMGYVGAADIQALRTSSEFVRISSAGLRESHVHDVIVTQEAPNYKTV, via the coding sequence ATGACAGAATCTCGTTTTCGTGAAGCTTTGACCTTTGACGACGTACTGCTCGTCCCAAACGCGTCTGAAATCTTGCCACATGAAGTTGACCTAAAGGCTCAACTGACCACCGACATCTGGCTGAACATCCCACTTCTCAGTGCGGCCATGGACTCTGTGACCGAAGCCCAGACGGCCATAACGATGGCGCGTGAGGGCGGTATCGGTGTCATCCACAAGAATATGTCCATCGAGGACCAAGCTGCGGAAGTCCTGAAGGTCAAGAAGAGCGAGAGCGGTCTCATCTTGGACCCGATCACGGTGGAGGCACAGGAGCCGCTTGCCAATGCGGTAGATTTGATGCAGCTCCACTCGATTAGCGGCCTTCCGGTTGTCGATGGCAAAAAGCCTGTGGGAATCCTGACCCATCGCGACATTCGCTTCGTGGATGACCTCTCGCGTCCGGTTCGCACCCTGATGACCCACGAGCTGATCACGGCTACTGAAGACGTGTCACTCGACGAAGCCAAAAGGCTTATGCACCACAACCGAATCGAAAAGTTGATCGTGCTCGACGAGAAAGGCGATCTCCGAGGCCTACTTACGATCAAAGACATCGAAAAACGCGAACAACACCCACGAGCCGCGAAAGACGAACACGAAAGATTGTTGGTGGCAGCGGCTGTGGGCGCAGGTTCAGATGCCAAAGAGCGTGCAGACGCTCTTGTCGCTGCAGGAGTCGATGTCTTGGTGGTGGACACGGCACACGGCCACTCCAAGGGAGTCATTGCAACCGTGCGTGATTTCCGCAGCCGATTCCCCGACATCCAGATAATCGCAGGAAATGTGGCTACAGCCGCAGGCTGCGAGGCCCTTATCGATGCAGGAGCGAATGCGGTTAAGGTTGGCATTGGTCCCGGCAGCATTTGCACCACTCGAATCGTGGCGGGTGTGGGCGTGCCGCAACTCACGGCCATCATGGATTGTGCCGAAGTCGCAAACCGGCGCGGGGTTCCAATCATCGCAGACGGCGGCATCAAGTACTCCGGCGACGTGGTCAAGGCGCTCGCCGCTGGCGCACATAGCGTCATGATTGGTTCGCTCTTTGCCGGCACCAACGAGGCCCCTGGCGAGACCGTGCTTTTGCAGGGACGTGCGTATAAGAGCTATCGCGGTATGGGCAGTATCGGTGCCATGAAGAAGGGCAGCAAAGACCGCTATTTCCAGGAGGGAAGTAGTACTGAAAAGCTTGTGCCCGAAGGAATCGAAGGACGTGTCCCGTACCGTGGTCCGCTAACTGACAATATCTTCCAGCTTCTCGGTGGGTTGCGAAGCGGCATGGGGTACGTGGGAGCCGCAGACATTCAGGCGCTGAGAACTAGTTCGGAATTCGTTCGGATCTCGTCAGCTGGGCTTCGCGAAAGCCATGTCCATGATGTGATCGTGACTCAAGAAGCACCCAATTATAAGACGGTTTGA